The following coding sequences lie in one Numenius arquata chromosome 27, bNumArq3.hap1.1, whole genome shotgun sequence genomic window:
- the KCNJ10 gene encoding ATP-sensitive inward rectifier potassium channel 10, giving the protein MTSATKVYYSQTTQTDSRPLMGSGLRRRRVMTKDGRSNVRMEHIADKRFLYLKDLWTTFIDMQWRYKLILFSATFAGTWFAFGVIWYLVAVVHGDLLEFDPPANHTPCVMQVHTLTGAFLFSLESQTTIGYGFRYISEECPLAIVLLITQLVLTTIMEIFITGTFLAKIARPKKRAETIKFSQNAVVAQHNGKTCLMIRVANMRKSLLIGCQVTGKLLQTHLTKEGESVRLNQVNVDFQVDTSSDSPFLILPLTFYHVVDDTSPFRDLALRTGEGDFELVVILSGTVESTSATCQVRTSYLPEEILWGYEFTPAISLSASGKYVADFSLFDRVVKVAAPCCLHETVRFGDPEKVKLEESLREAAEREREGAPLSVRISNV; this is encoded by the coding sequence ATGACGTCGGCCACCAAGGTGTACTACAGCCAGACCACGCAGACCGACAGCCGCCCGCTCATGGGCTCGGGGCTGCGCCGGCGCCGGGTGATGACCAAGGATGGCCGCAGCAACGTGCGGATGGAGCACATCGCTGACAAGCGCTTCCTGTACCTCAAGGACCTCTGGACCACCTTCATCGACATGCAATGGCGCTACAAGCTCATCCTCTTCTCCGCCACCTTTGCCGGCACCTGGTTTGCCTTCGGCGTCATCTGGTACCTGGTGGCCGTGGTCCACGGGGACCTGCTGGAGTTCGACCCGCCGGCCAACCACACGCCGTGCGTCATGCAGGTGCACACCCTCACCGGcgccttcctcttctccctggagTCCCAGACCACCATCGGCTACGGCTTCCGCTACATCAGCGAGGAGTGTCCCCTCGCCATCGTCCTGCTCATCACCCAGCTGGTCCTCACCACCATCATGGAGATCTTCATCACCGGCACCTTCCTGGCCAAGATCGCCCGGCCCAAGAAACGGGCCGAGACCATCAAGTTCAGCCAGAACGCGGTGGTGGCCCAGCACAACGGCAAGACCTGCCTGATGATCCGTGTGGCCAACATGCGCAAGAGCCTCCTCATTGGCTGCCAAGTGACGGGCAAGCTCCTCCAGACCCACCTCACCAAGGAAGGCGAGAGCGTCCGCCTCAACCAGGTCAACGTGGACTTCCAGGTGGACACCTCCTCCGACAGCCCCTTCCTCATCTTGCCCCTCACCTTCTACCACGTGGTGGACGACACCAGCCCCTTCCGGGACCTGGCCCTCCGGACGGGCGAAGGCGACTTCGAGCTGGTGGTCATCCTCAGCGGCACCGTGGAGTCCACCAGCGCCACGTGCCAAGTGCGCACCTCCTACCTGCCCGAGGAGATCCTCTGGGGCTACGAGTTCACCCCAGCCATCTCCCTCTCGGCCAGCGGCAAGTACGTGGCCGACTTCAGCCTCTTCGACCGGGTGGTGAAGGTGGCGGCGCCGTGTTGCCTCCACGAGACCGTGAGGTTCGGGGACCCCGAGAAGGTGAAGCTGGAGGAGTCCCTGAGGGAGGCGGCCGAGCGGGAGCGGGAGGGGGCACCCCTCAGCGTGCGCATCAGCAACGTTTGA
- the KCNJ9 gene encoding G protein-activated inward rectifier potassium channel 3 isoform X1 — protein sequence MAQDNAAFCGVPEGVPGEAKPPPAPPRRRWGGAGGRKRQRYVEKDGKCNVQHGNVRETYRYLTDIFTTLVDLKWRFSLLVFILAYAVTWLFFGLIWWFIAYCRGDLDHLEDHAWTPCVNNLNGFVSAFLFSIETETTIGYGHRVITDKCPEGIVLLLLQAILGSMVNAFMVGCMFVKISQPNKRAETLVFSSHAVVSLRDDRLCLMFRVGDLRDSHIVEASIRAKLIKSKQTQEGEFIPLDQTDLSVGFETGDDRLFLVSPLIISHEIDERSPFWDVSRHQLEKDDFEIVVILEGMVEATGMTCQARSSYLADEVLWGHRFTPLLSLEEGFYEVDYGGFHHTVPVPTPACSARQLAAAAARRDAHLYWSIPSRLDQPLEEAEVAAAGGGGGDPDTPQESNGTLASPEAR from the exons ATGGCGCAGGACAACGCCGCCTTCTGCGGGGTCCCCGAGGGGGTCCCCGGGGAGGCGAagccccccccggcgcccccccggcggcggtgggggggggcgggcggccgcaAGCGTCAGCGGTACGTGGAGAAGGACGGGAAGTGCAACGTGCAGCACGGGAACGTGCGGGAGACCTACCGCTACCTCACCGACATCTTCACCACCCTGGTGGACCTCAAGTGGCGCTTCAGCCTCCTCGTCTTCATCCTGGCCTACGCCGTCACCTGGCTCTTCTTCGGCCTCATCTGGTGGTTCATCGCCTACTGCCGGGGGGACCTGGACCACCTGGAGGACCACGCCTGGACCCCCTGCGTCAACAACCTCAACGGCTTCGTCTCCGCCTTCCTCTTCTCCATCGAGACGGAGACCACCATCGGCTACGGCCACCGCGTCATCACCGACAAGTGTCCCGAGGGcatcgtgctgctgctgctccaggccatCCTGGGCTCCATGGTCAACGCCTTCATGGTGGGCTGCATGTTCGTGAAGATCTCCCAGCCCAACAAACGGGCCGAGACCTTGGTCTTCTCCTCCCACGCCGTGGTGTCCCTGCGGGACGACCGGCTCTGCCTGATGTTCCGCGTGGGCGACCTGCGGGACTCGCACATCGTGGAGGCCTCCATCCGCGCCAAGCTCATCAAGTCCAAGCAGACGCAGGAGGGCGAGTTCATCCCCCTGGACCAGACCGACCTGAGCGTGGGCTTCGAGACGGGCGACGACCGCCTCTTCCTCGTCTCCCCCCTCATCATCAGCCACGAGATCGACGAGCGCAGCCCCTTCTGGGACGTCTCGCGGCACCAGCTGGAGAAGGATGACTTCGAGATCGTCGTCATCCTGGAGGGCATGGTGGAGGCCACAG GGATGACGTGCCAGGCCCGCAGCTCCTACCTGGCGGACGAGGTGCTGTGGGGCCACCGCTTCACCCCCCTGCTGAGCCTGGAGGAGGGCTTCTACGAGGTGGACTACGGGGGCTTCCACCACACCGTGCCCGTGCCCACCCCGGCCTGCAGCGCCCGGCAgttggcggccgccgccgcccgccgcgatGCCCACCTCTACTGGTCCATCCCCAGCCGCCTGGACCAGCCGCTGGAGGAGGCcgaggtggcggcggcgggaggaggagg TGGGGACCCCGACACCCCCCAGGAGAGCAACGGCACCCTGGCCAGCCCCGAGGCGCGGTGA
- the KCNJ9 gene encoding G protein-activated inward rectifier potassium channel 3 isoform X2, translated as MAQDNAAFCGVPEGVPGEAKPPPAPPRRRWGGAGGRKRQRYVEKDGKCNVQHGNVRETYRYLTDIFTTLVDLKWRFSLLVFILAYAVTWLFFGLIWWFIAYCRGDLDHLEDHAWTPCVNNLNGFVSAFLFSIETETTIGYGHRVITDKCPEGIVLLLLQAILGSMVNAFMVGCMFVKISQPNKRAETLVFSSHAVVSLRDDRLCLMFRVGDLRDSHIVEASIRAKLIKSKQTQEGEFIPLDQTDLSVGFETGDDRLFLVSPLIISHEIDERSPFWDVSRHQLEKDDFEIVVILEGMVEATGMTCQARSSYLADEVLWGHRFTPLLSLEEGFYEVDYGGFHHTVPVPTPACSARQLAAAAARRDAHLYWSIPSRLDQPLEEVGGGDDNTGDPDTPQESNGTLASPEAR; from the exons ATGGCGCAGGACAACGCCGCCTTCTGCGGGGTCCCCGAGGGGGTCCCCGGGGAGGCGAagccccccccggcgcccccccggcggcggtgggggggggcgggcggccgcaAGCGTCAGCGGTACGTGGAGAAGGACGGGAAGTGCAACGTGCAGCACGGGAACGTGCGGGAGACCTACCGCTACCTCACCGACATCTTCACCACCCTGGTGGACCTCAAGTGGCGCTTCAGCCTCCTCGTCTTCATCCTGGCCTACGCCGTCACCTGGCTCTTCTTCGGCCTCATCTGGTGGTTCATCGCCTACTGCCGGGGGGACCTGGACCACCTGGAGGACCACGCCTGGACCCCCTGCGTCAACAACCTCAACGGCTTCGTCTCCGCCTTCCTCTTCTCCATCGAGACGGAGACCACCATCGGCTACGGCCACCGCGTCATCACCGACAAGTGTCCCGAGGGcatcgtgctgctgctgctccaggccatCCTGGGCTCCATGGTCAACGCCTTCATGGTGGGCTGCATGTTCGTGAAGATCTCCCAGCCCAACAAACGGGCCGAGACCTTGGTCTTCTCCTCCCACGCCGTGGTGTCCCTGCGGGACGACCGGCTCTGCCTGATGTTCCGCGTGGGCGACCTGCGGGACTCGCACATCGTGGAGGCCTCCATCCGCGCCAAGCTCATCAAGTCCAAGCAGACGCAGGAGGGCGAGTTCATCCCCCTGGACCAGACCGACCTGAGCGTGGGCTTCGAGACGGGCGACGACCGCCTCTTCCTCGTCTCCCCCCTCATCATCAGCCACGAGATCGACGAGCGCAGCCCCTTCTGGGACGTCTCGCGGCACCAGCTGGAGAAGGATGACTTCGAGATCGTCGTCATCCTGGAGGGCATGGTGGAGGCCACAG GGATGACGTGCCAGGCCCGCAGCTCCTACCTGGCGGACGAGGTGCTGTGGGGCCACCGCTTCACCCCCCTGCTGAGCCTGGAGGAGGGCTTCTACGAGGTGGACTACGGGGGCTTCCACCACACCGTGCCCGTGCCCACCCCGGCCTGCAGCGCCCGGCAgttggcggccgccgccgcccgccgcgatGCCCACCTCTACTGGTCCATCCCCAGCCGCCTGGACCAGCCGCTGGAGGAG gtgggggggggggacgacaacaCTGGGGACCCCGACACCCCCCAGGAGAGCAACGGCACCCTGGCCAGCCCCGAGGCGCGGTGA